A single Xiphias gladius isolate SHS-SW01 ecotype Sanya breed wild chromosome 22, ASM1685928v1, whole genome shotgun sequence DNA region contains:
- the stx12l gene encoding syntaxin-12, translating to MSSMRTDSSWSQPRDTSSLIQACTFNIQKISQNSGQIKNLLYQLGTRQETSELQERLQQLQHYTNQLAKETNRHLKELGLLPPPLSPSEQRQHKLQRERLMNDFSAALNNFQVVQRRAAEKEKESVARARAGSRVLGDGGNVNEQLVTFEKDDEWGQSQTQTEEPTITEEDLESIKERETNIRQLEADIMDVNQIFKDLAVMIHDQGDMIDSIEANVESAEVHVDRGAVQLQKAVYYQRKSRKRMCMLAMVMSLVLIILIIIIWQAIK from the exons ATGTCCTCTATGAGAACAGACAGCAGCTGGTCCCAGCCCCGGGATACCAGCAGCCTTATCCAGGCATGCACTTTCAACATCCAGAAGATCAGCCAAAACT CTGGTCAGATCAAAAATCTCCTCTACCAACTCGGGACAAGACAAGAAACCTCAGAGCTCCAGGAGAGGCT CCAACAGCTCCAGCACTACACCAACCAGCTGGCTAAAGAAACCAACAGACACCTGAAGGAGCTGGGTTTACTACCCCCACCACTGTCTCCATCAGAACAG AGGCAGCACAAGCTGCAGAGAGAACGTTTGATGAACGACTTCTCTGCAGCCCTTAACAACTTCCAGGTGGTGCAGCGGAGGGCAgctgagaaagagaaggagtcGGTGGCCAGAGCTCGAGCTGGATCCAGAGTCCTG GGAGACGGAGGAAATGTGAATGAACAGTTGGTTACATTtgaaaa GGATGATGAATGGGGTCAGAGCCAGACTCAGACTGAAGAGCCCACCATCACAGAGGAGGACCTGGAGAGCAtcaaggagagagagaccaaCATCAGACAGCTGGAG GCCGACATTATGGATGTGAACCAGATCTTTAAGGACCTGGCTGTGATGATCCATGACCAGGGAGATATGATTG ACAGCATTGAGGCCAACGTGGAGAGCGCTGAGGTTCATGTAGACAGAGGGGCAGTCCAGTTGCAGAAGGCAGTTTACTACCAG AGGAAATCCCGTAAGAGGATGTGCATGCTGGCCATGGTGATGTCGCTTGtgctcatcatcctcatcatcatcatctggcAGGCCATCAAATGA